From Streptomyces sp. NBC_01460, a single genomic window includes:
- the glnII gene encoding glutamine synthetase — translation MTFKAEYIWIDGTEPTAKLRSKTKIMAGSASKSVADLPIWGFDGSSTNQAEGHASDRVLKPVFACPDPIRGGDDILVLCEVFNIDMTPHESNTRADLRPVAEQFAGQEPIFGIEQEYTFFDGHRPLGFPEGGFPAAQGGYYCGVGADEIFGRDIVEKHLDNCLKAGLAISGINAEVMPGQWEFQVGPVSPLEVSDHLWVARWLLYRTAEDFNVSATLDPKPVKGDWNGAGAHTNFSTKAMREGYEAIITAAESLGEGSKPMDHVKNYGAGIDDRLTGLHETAPWNEYSYGVSNRGASVRIPWQVEQDQKGYIEDRRPNANVDPYVVTRLIVDTCCTALEKADQV, via the coding sequence GTGACGTTCAAGGCTGAGTACATCTGGATCGACGGCACCGAGCCGACCGCGAAGCTTCGTTCCAAGACGAAGATCATGGCAGGCAGCGCCTCGAAGAGCGTGGCGGACCTTCCCATCTGGGGCTTCGACGGTTCGAGCACCAACCAGGCCGAGGGCCACGCCTCCGACCGCGTCCTGAAGCCGGTCTTCGCGTGCCCGGACCCGATCCGCGGCGGTGACGACATCCTCGTCCTGTGCGAGGTCTTCAACATCGACATGACTCCGCACGAGTCCAACACCCGCGCCGACCTGCGTCCGGTCGCCGAGCAGTTCGCGGGCCAGGAGCCGATCTTCGGCATCGAGCAGGAGTACACCTTCTTCGACGGGCACCGCCCGCTCGGCTTCCCCGAGGGCGGCTTCCCGGCCGCGCAGGGCGGCTACTACTGCGGTGTCGGCGCCGACGAGATCTTCGGCCGTGACATCGTCGAGAAGCACCTCGACAACTGCCTGAAGGCGGGCCTGGCGATCTCCGGCATCAACGCCGAGGTCATGCCCGGCCAGTGGGAGTTCCAGGTCGGACCGGTCTCGCCGCTGGAGGTCTCCGACCACCTGTGGGTCGCGCGCTGGCTGCTGTACCGCACCGCCGAGGACTTCAACGTCTCCGCGACGCTGGACCCGAAGCCGGTCAAGGGCGACTGGAACGGCGCGGGCGCGCACACCAACTTCTCCACCAAGGCGATGCGCGAGGGCTACGAGGCGATCATCACGGCGGCCGAGTCGCTGGGTGAGGGCTCGAAGCCGATGGACCACGTCAAGAACTACGGCGCGGGCATCGACGACCGTCTGACGGGCCTGCACGAGACCGCCCCGTGGAACGAGTACAGCTACGGCGTCTCCAACCGCGGCGCCTCGGTCCGCATCCCGTGGCAGGTCGAGCAGGACCAGAAGGGCTACATCGAGGACCGTCGCCCGAACGCCAACGTCGACCCGTACGTGGTCACGCGGCTGATCGTCGACACCTGCTGCACCGCGCTGGAGAAGGCCGACCAGGTCTGA
- a CDS encoding ArsC/Spx/MgsR family protein, translated as MEIWINPACSKCRSALSLLDAEGADYTVRRYLEDVPSTEEIRAVLDRLGLEPWDITRTQEAEAEELGVGEWPRDAGARERWITALAGHPKLIQRPIITAQDGSAVVARTDEAVRDALGR; from the coding sequence ATGGAGATCTGGATCAATCCCGCCTGTTCCAAGTGCCGCAGCGCGCTGAGTCTGCTCGACGCGGAGGGGGCTGACTACACCGTCCGCCGGTACCTGGAGGACGTGCCGTCGACCGAGGAGATCCGGGCGGTGCTCGACCGTCTCGGGCTGGAGCCGTGGGACATCACCCGGACCCAGGAGGCGGAGGCCGAGGAGCTCGGGGTCGGGGAGTGGCCGAGGGACGCCGGTGCGCGGGAGCGGTGGATCACGGCGCTGGCCGGGCACCCGAAGCTGATCCAGCGCCCGATCATCACCGCGCAGGACGGTTCGGCCGTGGTGGCGCGGACGGACGAGGCGGTGCGGGACGCGCTGGGGCGGTGA
- a CDS encoding sensor histidine kinase, giving the protein MRSAQRRVRAAFLTGGRAFVLFFASLAGSAVLFVLSLLSLTFIVLGFGLVTTPVVLGEVRRHAGRRRHLAAAWSDVRIPVSYRPFPKDLRTGFTGQVERTTLMVKDPATWRDLRWLLLDMTVGSVLLVLTFALVVYPVEGLVLAAGLWRVFEDNTYWYGFVPVSSQGTGLAAAGLGLAVFLVGLWASRPLLRLHFVLARSALAPTQEELAQRIDRLTETRHEAVDTAASELRRIERDLHDGAQARLVAMGMNLGTIEALVEKDPAQAKKLLAMARTSSAEALTELRDLVRGIHPPVLAERGLGDAVKALALRMPLASEVTVELPGRVDAPVESAAYFAVSESLTNAVKHAGADRIWVDMHHSGGMLRISVTDNGRGGAAVGAGSGLSGIERRLGTFDGVLAVSSPAGGPTMVTMEIPCALS; this is encoded by the coding sequence ATGAGATCGGCACAGAGACGGGTACGGGCCGCGTTCCTGACCGGTGGACGGGCGTTCGTCCTCTTCTTCGCGAGTCTCGCGGGCTCGGCCGTCCTCTTCGTCCTGTCGCTCCTCTCCCTCACCTTCATCGTGCTGGGCTTCGGGCTGGTGACCACCCCGGTGGTACTCGGGGAGGTGCGCAGGCACGCCGGTCGGCGCCGGCACCTCGCGGCGGCCTGGTCGGACGTTCGCATCCCCGTGTCCTACCGGCCGTTCCCCAAGGATCTGCGCACCGGTTTCACCGGGCAGGTGGAGCGCACCACGCTGATGGTGAAGGACCCGGCGACCTGGCGGGACCTGCGGTGGCTGCTGCTCGACATGACGGTGGGGAGCGTGCTGCTGGTCCTGACCTTCGCGCTGGTGGTCTACCCGGTGGAGGGCCTCGTCCTGGCGGCGGGGCTGTGGCGGGTGTTCGAGGACAACACGTACTGGTACGGCTTCGTGCCGGTCAGCAGTCAGGGGACGGGGCTGGCGGCGGCCGGGCTCGGGCTCGCGGTCTTCCTCGTGGGGCTGTGGGCGAGCCGGCCACTGCTGCGGCTGCACTTCGTGCTCGCCCGGTCGGCACTGGCACCCACCCAGGAGGAGCTCGCGCAGCGCATCGACCGGCTCACCGAGACCCGGCACGAGGCCGTGGACACGGCGGCGTCCGAACTGCGGCGCATCGAGAGGGATCTGCACGACGGGGCGCAGGCCCGGCTGGTCGCCATGGGGATGAACCTCGGCACCATCGAGGCGCTCGTGGAGAAGGACCCCGCGCAGGCGAAGAAACTGCTGGCGATGGCGCGTACGTCCTCCGCGGAGGCCCTCACGGAGCTGCGGGACCTCGTCCGGGGCATCCACCCGCCGGTCCTCGCGGAACGGGGCCTCGGTGACGCGGTGAAGGCGCTGGCGCTCCGGATGCCGCTCGCGTCCGAGGTCACGGTGGAGCTTCCCGGCCGCGTCGACGCCCCGGTCGAGTCGGCGGCGTACTTCGCCGTCAGCGAGAGCCTGACGAACGCGGTGAAGCATGCCGGTGCCGACCGCATATGGGTGGACATGCACCACTCCGGGGGAATGCTGCGGATCTCCGTCACCGACAACGGCAGGGGCGGCGCGGCCGTCGGAGCCGGTTCCGGACTGAGCGGGATCGAACGCCGGCTGGGTACATTCGACGGCGTACTGGCCGTCAGCAGCCCT
- a CDS encoding class I SAM-dependent methyltransferase, which produces MRLDASGKVSLDHIYTAPDPRTYFQALRPLGYRVPQLAKPYFDKLIKEYRETEQVAVPRILDIGCSYGINAALLKYDATMDELYARYDGSGPASRAALLERDRDLSRSRRPAHGLRFTGLDASTSALAYAHEAGFLDDTVHADLEANDPTPEQRDLLAGTDLVISTGCIGYVTERTLIRVVRAQDGRLPWMAHFVLRMFPFDPVGKALAELGYRTVRVDEVFKQRRFAGPEEQRGVLDGMAAAGVDASGLEEDGWLYAQLYLSRPQHP; this is translated from the coding sequence TTGCGTCTCGACGCGTCAGGAAAAGTCTCGCTGGACCACATCTACACCGCGCCCGACCCCCGCACGTACTTCCAGGCGCTCCGCCCGCTCGGCTACCGCGTCCCCCAACTGGCCAAGCCCTACTTCGACAAGCTCATCAAGGAGTACCGGGAGACGGAACAGGTGGCCGTCCCCCGGATCCTGGACATCGGCTGCTCGTACGGGATCAACGCCGCCCTGCTCAAGTACGACGCCACCATGGACGAGCTGTACGCGCGCTACGACGGCAGCGGCCCCGCCTCCCGCGCCGCGCTCCTGGAGCGTGACCGGGACCTCTCCCGCTCCCGCCGCCCCGCACACGGTCTGCGCTTCACCGGCCTGGACGCCTCCACCAGCGCCCTGGCCTACGCGCACGAAGCCGGCTTCCTCGACGACACCGTCCACGCGGACCTGGAGGCGAACGACCCCACCCCCGAGCAGCGGGACCTGCTCGCCGGGACGGACCTGGTGATCTCCACGGGCTGCATCGGCTACGTCACCGAACGCACCCTCATCCGCGTCGTGCGGGCCCAGGACGGCCGCCTCCCCTGGATGGCGCACTTCGTGCTGCGGATGTTCCCCTTCGACCCCGTCGGGAAGGCCCTGGCGGAGCTGGGCTACCGGACCGTCCGGGTCGACGAGGTCTTCAAGCAGCGGCGGTTCGCGGGCCCGGAGGAACAGCGCGGCGTCCTGGACGGCATGGCCGCCGCCGGCGTGGACGCGAGCGGTCTGGAGGAGGACGGCTGGCTCTACGCTCAGCTCTACCTCTCACGGCCGCAGCACCCCTAG
- a CDS encoding winged helix-turn-helix domain-containing protein produces MANTRPFSTASAATAATAVSAAATTTARNTLSPNRHRLRAVDRDEVVELADVAGFLPPGATWLPAPQHTLPALPGRPPMVGYLVLVPADQQPALAGAVASAQHREFVPEPVADVPAGGPVRIDSTRRTAAVDGVTLDLTYLEFELLAHLVAHPHRVHTRDQLVTTVWGYGHVGDGRTVDVHVARLRRKLGAEHRRSIQTVRRVGYKYAP; encoded by the coding sequence ATGGCGAACACCCGTCCCTTCTCCACCGCGTCCGCCGCCACCGCGGCGACCGCGGTGTCCGCTGCGGCCACCACCACCGCCCGCAACACCCTGTCCCCCAACCGCCACCGGCTGCGCGCCGTCGACCGTGACGAGGTCGTCGAACTGGCCGATGTGGCGGGCTTCCTGCCGCCGGGCGCCACCTGGCTGCCCGCGCCCCAGCACACGCTGCCGGCGCTGCCGGGCCGGCCGCCGATGGTCGGCTACCTGGTCCTCGTCCCGGCCGACCAGCAGCCGGCCCTGGCCGGGGCCGTGGCCTCCGCCCAGCACCGGGAGTTCGTGCCGGAGCCGGTGGCGGACGTCCCGGCCGGCGGTCCCGTGCGGATCGACTCCACACGGCGCACCGCCGCCGTGGACGGTGTCACCCTCGATCTCACCTACCTCGAATTCGAGCTGCTGGCCCACCTGGTGGCGCACCCGCACCGGGTGCACACCCGCGATCAGCTGGTGACGACGGTCTGGGGCTACGGGCACGTGGGCGACGGCCGCACCGTCGACGTCCATGTCGCCCGGCTGCGCCGCAAGCTGGGCGCGGAGCACCGCAGGTCGATCCAGACGGTGCGGCGCGTCGGCTACAAGTACGCGCCCTGA
- a CDS encoding Gfo/Idh/MocA family protein: MTTHTASAGPLRIGLVGAGPWARMTHAPALATHPGAVLSGVWGRRPEAADGLASAHGTEAYTGEAGLDALLATSDAVAFAVPPDVQASLAVRAADAGCHLLLDKPVATTVAGAGAVAEAAGRAGVASVVFCTLRFAGGTAGWIDEQAAAGGWFTARALWMGALFAPGARSEFAASPWRREKGALWDVGPHALSVLIPVLGDVTEVVAAHGPADTTQLLLRHTSGASSTVTLALDGPPAAAGTEVEFRGEGGVSNLPGGGGEALGAFRTAVDALTAAARTGVAHPCDVRFGLRLTEVLAEAEAQLGRA, translated from the coding sequence ATGACGACACACACGGCCTCCGCCGGGCCGCTCCGGATCGGCCTCGTCGGCGCGGGCCCCTGGGCGCGCATGACCCACGCCCCCGCTCTCGCCACCCACCCCGGCGCCGTTCTGAGCGGTGTATGGGGCCGGCGCCCCGAGGCGGCGGACGGGCTGGCCTCCGCCCACGGCACGGAGGCGTACACCGGCGAGGCGGGCCTCGACGCGCTCCTGGCCACCAGCGACGCGGTGGCGTTCGCCGTGCCGCCGGACGTCCAGGCGTCCCTGGCCGTGCGGGCCGCCGACGCCGGATGCCACCTCCTGCTGGACAAACCGGTCGCCACCACGGTGGCGGGCGCGGGCGCGGTCGCCGAGGCCGCCGGACGCGCCGGGGTCGCCTCCGTCGTCTTCTGCACGCTGCGGTTCGCCGGGGGCACGGCCGGGTGGATCGACGAACAGGCCGCGGCGGGCGGCTGGTTCACGGCCCGCGCCCTGTGGATGGGCGCGCTCTTCGCCCCGGGGGCCCGCAGCGAGTTCGCCGCCTCCCCCTGGCGTCGTGAGAAGGGCGCCCTGTGGGACGTGGGCCCGCACGCGCTCTCGGTCCTGATCCCGGTCCTGGGCGACGTCACGGAGGTGGTCGCGGCCCATGGCCCTGCCGACACCACACAGCTGCTGCTGCGCCACACCTCCGGCGCGTCCAGCACGGTGACGCTCGCGCTGGACGGGCCGCCGGCCGCCGCGGGCACCGAGGTCGAGTTCCGGGGCGAGGGGGGCGTGTCCAACCTGCCCGGGGGAGGCGGCGAGGCGCTCGGCGCGTTCCGGACGGCCGTCGACGCGCTGACCGCCGCGGCGCGCACGGGGGTCGCACACCCCTGCGACGTACGGTTCGGGCTGCGGCTCACCGAGGTCCTCGCCGAGGCCGAGGCACAGCTGGGACGGGCCTGA
- a CDS encoding HalD/BesD family halogenase: MSTLQAITLDQMVDTDRYPLSDPEGTAARAVVARARRELAEDGCTVLPDFVRPALHEALRQECAALAPHAYFDVETVNVYNIDVDTELPEDHPGRRTFERGNAFVARDRIPGDSLIGRLYAHEPFQRFVADCFTLPRLYELADPLSGLVLNVVRPGMEHPWHFDTNEYTVSMLTQEAEEGGSFEYCPNIRSAEDERFDDVRDVLDGRPARQPERLPLRPGDLQLFKGRYSLHRVSPVRGGLARHSAIFAYSERPGVIGSVARTRQLFGRVLPGHLAAEGRAVRGDGLLD, translated from the coding sequence ATGAGCACTCTGCAAGCCATCACGCTCGACCAGATGGTCGACACGGACCGCTACCCCTTGTCGGACCCCGAAGGCACCGCGGCCCGCGCCGTGGTGGCACGGGCGCGGCGCGAACTGGCCGAGGACGGCTGCACCGTCCTCCCCGACTTCGTCCGCCCCGCGCTGCACGAGGCCCTGCGCCAGGAGTGCGCCGCGCTCGCCCCGCACGCCTACTTCGACGTCGAGACGGTCAACGTCTACAACATCGACGTGGACACGGAGCTGCCCGAGGACCACCCCGGCCGGCGCACCTTCGAGCGCGGCAACGCGTTCGTCGCCCGTGACCGCATCCCCGGGGACTCCCTCATCGGCAGGCTCTACGCCCATGAACCGTTCCAGCGGTTCGTCGCCGACTGCTTCACCCTGCCCCGCCTGTACGAGCTCGCCGACCCGCTCTCCGGGCTCGTGCTCAACGTCGTACGGCCGGGCATGGAGCACCCCTGGCACTTCGACACCAACGAGTACACGGTCAGCATGCTGACCCAGGAGGCGGAGGAGGGCGGCTCCTTCGAGTACTGCCCGAACATCAGGTCCGCCGAGGACGAGCGCTTCGACGACGTGCGGGACGTCCTGGACGGCCGCCCCGCACGGCAGCCGGAACGCCTGCCCCTGAGGCCGGGCGACCTGCAGCTGTTCAAGGGCCGCTACTCGCTGCACCGGGTCAGCCCCGTCCGGGGCGGCCTCGCACGCCACAGCGCGATCTTCGCCTACAGCGAGCGCCCCGGCGTCATCGGGAGCGTGGCGCGCACCCGGCAGCTCTTCGGGCGCGTACTGCCCGGACACCTGGCGGCGGAGGGCCGGGCCGTGCGGGGCGACGGGCTGCTGGACTAG